A window of the Gossypium hirsutum isolate 1008001.06 chromosome A05, Gossypium_hirsutum_v2.1, whole genome shotgun sequence genome harbors these coding sequences:
- the LOC121229190 gene encoding uncharacterized protein: MACSPDDYLICAVSLLKEEAYNWWETIEAVVPAEKITWEFFKMNLRRNMSVEDIWIRRKENFSTCDRETIPTEEEMCIRFEEGLNDEIKMMIGGIEIREFVVLSDRAQKLEEVYNKKMQRDRRSKESFKRSASKSFSALPVKKSKEEFSRATSVPEISGKSRPRQSDYKASDRPAKKWNRGRNKNSSSKGRRSGQSSATGATRSGMKDTASRSEVRAPARTYAIRAREEATAPDVIAGTFYFYDVPVEVEFVIDVVPGTAPISVTPYRMAPAELRELKAQLQELLDKGFIRQIDGIRVDPSKVSAVINWKTPKNVTEVRSFLGLAGYYRRFVKDFSLIASPITKLLQKNVEFV, encoded by the exons ATGGCGTGCTCACCAGATGATTACTTAATATGTGCCGTGTCAttattgaaagaagaagcttataactGGTGGGAAACAATAGAAGCTGTTGTACCGGCTGAgaagatcacttgggaatttttcaaaatgaatttaagaagaaatatgtcgGTAGAAGATATCTggataagaagaaaagagaatttctcGACTTGCGACAGGGAAACAa TACCCacagaagaagaaatgtgtatcagatttgaagaagggcttaATGATGAGATTAAAATGATGATAGGGGGCATTGAGATACGAGAATTTGTTGTTCTATCAGATCGTGCTCAGAAGCTTGAAGaagtatataataaaaagatgCAACGAGATAGAAGAAGTAAAGAATCTTTCAAAAGAAGTGCATCTAAGTCATTTTCGGCTTTACCAGTGAAGAAATCTAAAGAGGAATTCAGTCGAGCCACTTCAGTACCGGAAATATCAGGAAAAAGTAGGCCAAGACAATCTGATTACAAAGCATCTGACAGACCTGCT AAGAAGTGGAACAGAGGGAGAAACAAAAATTCTTCCTCAAAAGGAAGACGCTCTGGTCAGAGCAGTGCTACAGGGGCTACTCGTTCGGGTATGAAAGATACTGCTAGCCGATCAGAAGTTAGGGCTCCTGCTCGTACTTATGCCATTCGAGCGAGAGAAGAAGCAACAGCTCCAgatgtaattgctggtactttctattTTTATGATGTTCCTGT agaagttgagttcgtgaTAGATGTGGTTCCAGGAACAGCTCCCATATCAGtgacaccgtatagaatggctccagcaGAATTAAGAGAGTTAAAAGCGCAGTTGCAAGAACTGTTAGACAAAGGGTTTATCAGACAGA TTGATGGTATACGGGTAGATCCGAGTAAGGTGTCAGCGGTGATTAATTGGAAAACTCCAAAGAATGTTACGGAAGTGCGAAGTTtccttggattagctggttactatcgtcgatttgtgaaagatttttcACTGATTGCTTCACCGATAACTAAATTATTACAGAAGAATGTTGAGTTTGTATAG